Part of the Sphingobium lignivorans genome is shown below.
TGGCAGTAAGCTTTTGCCTTCCATCTGGGCTGGCTTGCCAAGCTGCGCGACATCGAGGAACGTCGGCGCCAGATCGAGATTACGCACCACGGCGGGGTTGGTCACGCCCTTGGGCAGGGTGCCAGGCGCCCAGACGATCATCGGCACCCGAACCGAAGGCTCATAGGCATTGCGCTTGTCGATCAGGCCGTGCTCGCCGATCAGAAAGCCATTGTCCGAATAGAAGACGACCATCGTGTTCTTTTCGAGGCCGTTCTTCTTCAGATAGGCCATGATCCGACCCAGGCTTTCATCCACCGGGCTCAGCGTGCGGTAGTAATCGCGCACCTGCTCCACCATGGAACGATCGGTGTGATAGGGGAAATCCGCGCCATGCCAGCTGTTGCGCTGATTGCGGACCCACATCGGCTTGCCGGCATTGTTTTCCGGCGTATTCGGCATGGTCGCCGGCAGTTCGATCTTCAGGTCAGCATATTGGTTCTTGTAGCGCGCGGGCGGCACCGGGTCGGAATGGACCGCCTTATGGCTGAGATAGAGGAAGAATGGCTTGCTCCGGTCCCTCCCCTTCTCCAGCCAGTTCATCGCATAGTCGGTGAGCTCGTCGGTGATGTATCCCTTCTGCTGAACAGGCTTGCCGTCCACATTCAGCATCTGGCGCTCGCCAGCGGCGATCCGCTCAGGCGACAGCAGGTCCGTGGGGAAGTAGGTCCCCTGCCCCTTGAAGCTGACCCAGCGATTGAATCCGGGCCGTGGCGCGTCAGTATCCGCCCCCATGTGCCACTTGCCGAAGAAGCCGGTCTGATATCCCGCCTGCTGGAGATAGGCTGGGAAAAAGGTCAGATGTTCCTCAGATGAATCATGATTGTCGACCACGCCGTGATTGCGCGTGCTCTGGCCGGTCAGGATCGTTGCCCGGCTCGGCGAACAGAGCGAGGAGGTCACAACGGCGTTCGGGAAGTACACCCCTTCCTTTGCAAGCCGGTCGATATTGGGCGTGTTGAGGCCAGGCTTGAGAAAACCCATCGCATCGTAGCGGAGGTCATCGACCAGCACGAAGACGATGTTCATCGGCTTCCTGTCGTGAGCATCCGTCTGCAGGGAGCCACCCGCGTCGGCGGTCGATGTGGTCTGACCGGCCCACGCGGCCGTGGTCAGCAGGATACAGGCCGAGAAAGCGGCGGCGCGCAGGGCAATGTGGGAGCGGGAGCGGGTCATGAGGGCATGTCCTCCTTGTTGTCCCTGATGATGCAACGAAAGCCGATATGGCTGGTCGAACTGTCCACCGGCTGCGGATGCCGCGCTGCCGGTCGGTAGCGCTGGCAATAATTGGGCGCACAAAGATGTGAGCCGCCCTTGAGGACCTTGCGGCCGATCGGGACATGCGGTGCACAGGGATCGAGGCTCTCCCGCTCCGTGCCTCCGCGGGGATTGGATGGCACGCAACAGGCACCGGCAGGTTTCTGCCCGGCCTTGGGCAAGGCGTACCAATCGGCCGTCCATTCCCAGACGTTGCCGATCATATCGAAAAGGCCGTAATCATTGGGTGGATAGGCACCCACCGGAGACGTGCGCAGATAACCGTCTGCCATGAGATTCTGGTACGGAAACTGACCCTGCCAGTAATTGGCCAGGACACTTCCCTCCGGAGCCAGCTCCTCGCCCCAGGCATATTCCATGCCCGCAAGCCCGCCGCGTGCTGCGTATTCCCACTCCGCTTCCGTCGGCAAGGCCTTGCCGGCCCAATCGGCATAAGCCTGCGCGTCCTTATAGGCGATGTGAACGACGGGATGATCCCACAGGCCGTCGAGCGAGCTGTCCGGTCCGTGCGGATGTCGCCAATCCGTACCGAAGCTGAACTGCCACCATTCGCGGAAATCCCGAAGATCGACTGGCCCACTCGTTGGCATGAACAACAATGAGCCCGGCTGAGCGAACTCGGCCGGCATGCCCGGATAATCGGCAGGATCGGGCGCGATCTCCGCCAGGGTCCGGTGCCCCGTCGCCTTCACGAATTCTGCGAAGGCCCGGTTGGTGACCGGCGTTTCGTCGGTCCAGAAGCTGTCGACGCGCACCTGTCGAACGGGTCGTTCCTCCGGATAGAAGCGCTCTGATCCCATGGCAAAGACGCCACCGGGAATGTGCCGCATGTTTTCGGTGGACGGGGTGCTGGCATCCCTCATCTGTGGGCGCCGATCGCTGGGGAAGCTGCCACAGGTCGCGGACCGATGCAGGCGGGGCGTGGAGAGCCGTTCCCGATTACCACCGCAACTGCTCCATGCCGCAGAAGGGATCGACGGGACTGTCGCCTGTGAATGACTGCCGGCCGAAGAGGCGCAGGGCCAGCTCTTCCTGAACGACGGGCAGTGCACTGTACGCATTGATGCAGGTCGACATATTCGGCACGTCGTAGAGATAATAAGGCTGTCCAAACGACACCAGAAGCGTCGGAATTTCGCGATTGAACTGGACCATGGCGAGGCGCGATCCGCCATGCAGCCTGGTGAAGTCAAGGTAGATGTGACTGATCGCCGGGGTCGCCTCCTGACCGACAAGATAGAGAAGCAGGTCGCAATCCTCGCGGGTCGGCAGGCTTTCCGGGTCGTAAAAGCGGACCTCGTGCCCGTTCGCTTTCATCGCCCCGAGCAGCGGGTCGAAGCTCCGGGGTGCAGCACCGGACACGAAATTCCAGCCTTCGTCGGCGATCACGACGATGCGTCGGTGGCGCTGGGCGTCCAGTGGAAGGAGAGCCTGGCTGTCCTTCACGAGAGTAATACTTTTGCCAGCAGCCTGCTTGGCGGTTTCGCGATGATCGTCGTCGGCAAGCTTCGCCCTCAACGCGTCGAGCGGCGGCAAACGATCTTCCGGCATTGCGCGGTGGAGACCAAGCGCGGCCTTCAGGGAAAGCATGCGCGTGACCGCCTCCTCGAGCCGCTGCTCCGAGAGCCGTCCTTCCCGCAAGCCTCTGAGCATGCGGTCCATATCCTCGCGAGGCTCCCGGCTGAACAGGAACACATCGCATCCATTCTCGATCACCGCTGGAACGGCCGCCTCGCGGTCCATCCAGCTGGTCAGCCCGCCCATCACCGTCGCGTCGGAGACGATGACGCCGCGAAAGCCGAGTTCGTCGCGAAGAAGATCCTGATTGAGCAAGCGCGAAACGGCGGCAGGCGCAAAAGCGTCCCGCCCGAGGTCTGGAAAACGCGCCCGAGCAAATGCCGGCAAAGCAATGTGCCCTGACATGATCGTCATCACCCCGGCACCGATCATCGCGCGGAAGATGCGGCCGAAGCTTTGCTCCCACGCGTCCATGGACAGGGAATTTACCGACGTGCTCAGATGCTGATCGCGATCGTCGATCCCGTCACCCGGCCAGTGCTTTGCGCAGGCTGCCAGACCTTCCGACTGCAAGGTCCGGATATAGGTCGAGGCATGACTGATGATCCGGTCCGGGCCGGCCCCGTAAGACCGCGTGCCGACCACGGCGTTACGGAAAGCGTGATTAATGTCGACAACCGGGGTGAACGACCAGTTATACCCAAGCGCCCGGCTCTCTTTCCCAACAATATGGGCAAGTCGTTCCGTTAGATCGAGGTCATTACAGGCAGCAATGCCCATCTGGTTCGGGATCTGCGTCGCGAAGGGTGCGCTCAGCATCCCGCCCTCGATATCCCCCGAAAGGATCAGCGGCACGTCCGAACGATCGAGTTGCGCCCGCGTTGCCGACCAGGCGGCTTCGAGGTCGTGGGTCGGGAAGCGGTGAACACCGCCTGGTGCAAAGCCGGCCAGCCAGTCCACCTCTTCCAGCGTGTCCTGCCGGGACGAAAGAATGAAGAGCTGCGCGACCTTCTGCTCGACGCTCAAACCGTCGCGCGTTCGCTCCACCCAAATGCGGTCTTGAGGCGAAAGGGACAGGGGATCGTTTGATGAGGCGCGATTGATGTTCATAATACCCGAAAATTCGTTGAGGGCCCCTCTGAGGGTTGCCCCCAAAGCTTGCCGGCCGTTGGATGTCCGGTGCCTGCCTGGAGAGAGGAGAGGCAGGCACCGGGAACTAGGGCGCCGCGGGTCATAGCTCGGCGCCCATGCAAAAGGTCATCGTTGAAGGGGCAGCTGACGCTCGGCGCGACATTTGCAGGCGCCGTCCTTGAGTTGCGCGTAGCCAAGATGGTGTCGCGTGCGTCGATCGCACAGCGAACGCCCGTGACCAGCTCGCGCTTGATCGATGCGTCACTGGACAGATCAACATACTTACCAGGTTCGTTGCGCGTATAACTACGACGATCTGAGGCACGCATGGCGACGAGGGCGGAAACATCGGCGTTCTGGCAGCTCTCGGCGAACTGCGTCCCGGGCTGGCCCAGGTGGTCTCTCTTTCGAAATACTGGCCGTGCGGCACGACGGGTGATGGTTGATTTCGGTATCAGGGCATTAGGATTAAGGCTTAGACAGCTCGCCGAGCCGCCGCGCTTCCCGGTACCAGCGTCAGTGAGGAAAGGCCCGTTGCCATTTACACTGAAAGCCATCCCTCAACCTCCCCGGCCCAAGCCTTC
Proteins encoded:
- a CDS encoding glycoside hydrolase family 3 protein, with amino-acid sequence MNINRASSNDPLSLSPQDRIWVERTRDGLSVEQKVAQLFILSSRQDTLEEVDWLAGFAPGGVHRFPTHDLEAAWSATRAQLDRSDVPLILSGDIEGGMLSAPFATQIPNQMGIAACNDLDLTERLAHIVGKESRALGYNWSFTPVVDINHAFRNAVVGTRSYGAGPDRIISHASTYIRTLQSEGLAACAKHWPGDGIDDRDQHLSTSVNSLSMDAWEQSFGRIFRAMIGAGVMTIMSGHIALPAFARARFPDLGRDAFAPAAVSRLLNQDLLRDELGFRGVIVSDATVMGGLTSWMDREAAVPAVIENGCDVFLFSREPREDMDRMLRGLREGRLSEQRLEEAVTRMLSLKAALGLHRAMPEDRLPPLDALRAKLADDDHRETAKQAAGKSITLVKDSQALLPLDAQRHRRIVVIADEGWNFVSGAAPRSFDPLLGAMKANGHEVRFYDPESLPTREDCDLLLYLVGQEATPAISHIYLDFTRLHGGSRLAMVQFNREIPTLLVSFGQPYYLYDVPNMSTCINAYSALPVVQEELALRLFGRQSFTGDSPVDPFCGMEQLRW
- a CDS encoding formylglycine-generating enzyme family protein, giving the protein MRHIPGGVFAMGSERFYPEERPVRQVRVDSFWTDETPVTNRAFAEFVKATGHRTLAEIAPDPADYPGMPAEFAQPGSLLFMPTSGPVDLRDFREWWQFSFGTDWRHPHGPDSSLDGLWDHPVVHIAYKDAQAYADWAGKALPTEAEWEYAARGGLAGMEYAWGEELAPEGSVLANYWQGQFPYQNLMADGYLRTSPVGAYPPNDYGLFDMIGNVWEWTADWYALPKAGQKPAGACCVPSNPRGGTERESLDPCAPHVPIGRKVLKGGSHLCAPNYCQRYRPAARHPQPVDSSTSHIGFRCIIRDNKEDMPS
- a CDS encoding sulfatase, which codes for MTRSRSHIALRAAAFSACILLTTAAWAGQTTSTADAGGSLQTDAHDRKPMNIVFVLVDDLRYDAMGFLKPGLNTPNIDRLAKEGVYFPNAVVTSSLCSPSRATILTGQSTRNHGVVDNHDSSEEHLTFFPAYLQQAGYQTGFFGKWHMGADTDAPRPGFNRWVSFKGQGTYFPTDLLSPERIAAGERQMLNVDGKPVQQKGYITDELTDYAMNWLEKGRDRSKPFFLYLSHKAVHSDPVPPARYKNQYADLKIELPATMPNTPENNAGKPMWVRNQRNSWHGADFPYHTDRSMVEQVRDYYRTLSPVDESLGRIMAYLKKNGLEKNTMVVFYSDNGFLIGEHGLIDKRNAYEPSVRVPMIVWAPGTLPKGVTNPAVVRNLDLAPTFLDVAQLGKPAQMEGKSLLPLAEGKIDEKAWGAGDFVYEYYWEWSFPQTPTTFAIQRNRVKYIQYHGVWDLEELYDLKADPDERHNLINDPAWLDIKITLRKALFEQLANNQGQHVVPFSEKTSTGLVSRKIGGSRAADFPDDWYIEPNLPSKMNGLFPDSAAKAKADAEKRSYRP